In a single window of the Aminomonas paucivorans DSM 12260 genome:
- the moaC gene encoding cyclic pyranopterin monophosphate synthase MoaC: MWTHFDEEGRPQMVDVSGKAPNLREAWAEGWVRVTVPILEALQGHTLKKGDPFPVAELAGIQGAKQTWSLIPLCHPLRLDQVEVRCELVPHRCSVRILSHSVATEATGVEMEALMAVSVAALTLYDMCKGLDKGMVLESIRLLRKTGGKSGTWSCDGEGAPFSGEAAESCAS, encoded by the coding sequence GTGAGCGGGAAGGCTCCCAATCTTCGAGAGGCCTGGGCAGAGGGGTGGGTTCGCGTCACGGTTCCCATCCTGGAAGCCCTGCAGGGCCACACCCTGAAGAAAGGGGATCCCTTCCCCGTGGCGGAGCTGGCGGGAATTCAAGGGGCAAAGCAGACCTGGTCCCTGATCCCCCTTTGCCACCCCCTGAGGCTGGACCAGGTGGAGGTGCGCTGCGAGCTGGTTCCCCATCGATGCTCCGTCCGCATCCTTTCCCACTCCGTGGCCACGGAAGCCACGGGGGTGGAGATGGAAGCCCTCATGGCGGTCTCCGTTGCCGCCCTGACCCTTTACGACATGTGCAAGGGGCTGGACAAGGGGATGGTGCTGGAATCGATCCGCCTCCTGAGAAAGACCGGCGGGAAGAGCGGAACTTGGAGCTGCGATGGAGAGGGCGCTCCGTTTTCTGGAGAGGCGGCCGAATCATGCGCCTCCTGA
- a CDS encoding gluconeogenesis factor YvcK family protein, whose product MDPLLGAGLGFFAGAFAAWGTRLLLERERGTRTGGARRQDVMASAIEYRLSMGPRIVAIGGGTGLSTLLSGLKGFTRNLTAVVTVTDEGGSSGRLRQEWGVLPPGDVRNCLVALAENDNALQRILSFRFDRGELAGHSLGNLILLATTELAGDFQRAVEELNKLLAIRGKVLPVTTESVVLVGETNSGLRVKGELDVSAHGSELNRLWLEPRHAEPLSEVLQAIRGAEIIVLGPGSLFTSILPNLLLEKVALEVRAAAAPKIYVANLMTQPGETEGLSLLEHVDWITSVLGSLPDVVVANQAPIPPDILDRYRQQGAQPLRLSAEEERFLNDAGTLVLQGDFVGLQPAGGYLRHHTQRLSEALVRFSRDAKEGGSWRT is encoded by the coding sequence ATGGATCCCCTTCTGGGTGCGGGGCTGGGTTTTTTTGCGGGAGCCTTTGCGGCGTGGGGAACCCGCCTCCTCCTGGAACGGGAGAGGGGAACCCGAACCGGAGGGGCGAGAAGGCAGGATGTGATGGCAAGCGCCATCGAGTACCGACTCTCCATGGGGCCGCGCATCGTGGCCATCGGGGGGGGTACGGGGCTCTCCACCCTGCTTTCCGGGCTCAAGGGATTCACCCGGAACCTGACGGCGGTGGTCACGGTCACAGATGAGGGAGGCAGCTCCGGGCGCCTTCGTCAGGAGTGGGGGGTTCTGCCCCCCGGGGACGTGCGCAACTGCCTGGTGGCCTTGGCGGAGAACGACAACGCCCTGCAGCGGATCCTGTCCTTCCGGTTCGATCGGGGGGAACTGGCGGGGCACAGCCTGGGCAACCTGATCCTCCTGGCCACCACGGAGCTGGCGGGGGACTTCCAGCGGGCGGTGGAGGAGCTGAACAAGCTCTTGGCCATCCGGGGGAAGGTCCTCCCCGTCACCACGGAGTCGGTGGTCCTGGTGGGGGAGACGAACTCGGGCCTTCGCGTGAAGGGGGAGCTGGACGTTTCCGCACACGGGAGCGAGCTGAACCGCCTCTGGCTGGAACCCCGTCATGCGGAACCCCTGTCGGAGGTTTTGCAGGCGATTCGGGGGGCGGAGATCATCGTCCTGGGCCCCGGGAGCCTCTTCACCAGCATCCTTCCCAACCTGTTGCTGGAAAAGGTCGCTCTGGAAGTCCGGGCGGCGGCGGCGCCGAAGATCTACGTGGCCAACCTGATGACCCAGCCGGGTGAGACGGAGGGCCTCTCCCTGCTGGAACACGTGGACTGGATCACCAGCGTCCTGGGCAGCCTCCCGGACGTGGTGGTGGCCAATCAGGCCCCTATCCCTCCGGACATCCTGGACCGCTACCGGCAGCAGGGGGCGCAACCCCTCCGCCTGAGCGCCGAAGAGGAACGGTTCCTGAACGATGCGGGGACCCTGGTGCTTCAAGGGGACTTCGTGGGGTTGCAGCCTGCGGGGGGGTATCTGCGCCACCACACCCAACGGCTTTCCGAGGCCCTGGTCCGGTTCTCCCGGGACGCGAAGGAGGGTGGATCG
- the rapZ gene encoding RNase adapter RapZ, translating into MNEPLPTQVRRGIILTGLSGSGKTTALRILEDQGFYAIDNLPPALLPQLLDVLGGHHSAVTQGIAAVVDVRGEHLLDDLEVVLGTLRRHLDSLTLVFLDASDSALVRRFETTRRKHPVGSDGTPLEGIQRERQLLQRLRSLADVILDTSDLQHHVLRQRLLEDLGLTPASFLVRLTSFGFKYGLPQDADLVFDVRFLPNPNYEPDLCSLSGVDREVQAYLAPLPEMNRFLELTGGLVRFVLPLYRQTGRMRLHLAVGCTGGRHRSVAVAESLYQALRSEGYDVNLCHRDMDKESVG; encoded by the coding sequence TTGAACGAACCTTTGCCCACCCAGGTGCGACGGGGCATCATCCTCACCGGGCTCTCCGGAAGCGGGAAGACCACGGCGCTCCGGATCCTGGAGGACCAGGGGTTTTATGCCATCGACAACCTTCCGCCGGCGCTCCTCCCTCAGCTCCTGGACGTTTTGGGAGGGCACCACTCTGCGGTGACCCAGGGCATCGCGGCGGTGGTGGACGTGCGGGGGGAGCACCTGTTGGACGATCTGGAAGTGGTGCTGGGAACCCTGAGGAGACACCTGGACTCCCTGACCCTGGTCTTCCTGGACGCCTCTGATTCGGCCCTGGTGCGACGCTTCGAGACCACGCGGCGCAAACACCCCGTCGGGTCCGACGGGACTCCCCTGGAGGGAATCCAAAGGGAAAGACAGCTTCTCCAGCGGCTTCGATCCTTGGCGGACGTGATCCTGGACACCTCGGATCTGCAGCATCACGTCCTCCGCCAGCGTTTGCTGGAGGATCTGGGGTTGACCCCCGCCTCCTTTCTCGTCCGGTTGACCTCCTTCGGTTTCAAGTACGGCCTTCCCCAGGATGCGGATCTGGTCTTCGACGTCCGTTTCCTCCCGAACCCGAATTACGAACCGGACCTGTGTTCCCTTTCCGGTGTGGACCGGGAGGTTCAGGCCTATTTGGCCCCTCTTCCGGAAATGAACCGTTTTCTGGAGCTGACAGGGGGCTTGGTCCGCTTCGTCCTTCCCCTGTACCGGCAGACGGGGAGGATGCGCCTGCATCTGGCGGTGGGATGCACGGGGGGACGTCATCGTTCCGTGGCGGTTGCGGAGTCCCTGTACCAGGCCCTTCGCTCGGAAGGCTACGACGTGAACCTCTGCCATCGAGATATGGACAAGGAATCCGTAGGGTGA
- a CDS encoding MogA/MoaB family molybdenum cofactor biosynthesis protein, protein MRLLRLFDGEQGQELPLAYLHRDRQGRTLCNGSPRQVSLLAPGQAGVEGEGRLFLTLAPYASPAPGDFLALAGGQCLLRMPEGVGDGALELKSPGFASISCDVELWPCLRAGVLTISDKGARGEREDTAGPALAELVEAQGAVVLQREVVPDDPGRIRDTVVRWCEQERLHLVLCTGGTGIGPRDRTPEALLELADRVVPGFGETMRLRTLAHTPRAFLTRGLAVTRGTTLVVAFPGSERGARQCFEAIVPGLRHGVETLAGMASECGGTHAH, encoded by the coding sequence ATGCGCCTCCTGAGGCTCTTCGACGGAGAGCAGGGGCAGGAGCTGCCCCTTGCTTACTTGCACCGGGATCGCCAGGGCAGGACGCTCTGCAACGGGTCTCCCCGGCAAGTGAGCCTTCTTGCCCCGGGACAGGCCGGGGTAGAGGGAGAGGGACGGCTCTTTCTCACCCTGGCTCCCTACGCCTCTCCGGCACCGGGGGATTTCCTGGCCCTGGCGGGGGGGCAGTGCCTCCTACGGATGCCCGAGGGGGTGGGGGACGGGGCCCTGGAGCTGAAGAGCCCGGGGTTTGCCTCCATCTCCTGCGATGTGGAGCTCTGGCCGTGCCTTCGAGCCGGGGTGCTCACCATCAGCGACAAGGGGGCTCGGGGGGAACGGGAGGACACGGCAGGTCCCGCCTTGGCCGAACTGGTGGAAGCCCAGGGGGCGGTGGTCCTGCAGCGGGAGGTGGTCCCCGACGATCCGGGCCGGATTCGAGATACGGTGGTACGCTGGTGTGAGCAGGAGCGGCTTCACCTGGTGCTGTGCACCGGGGGGACGGGGATCGGTCCTCGGGACCGGACCCCCGAGGCGCTGCTGGAGTTGGCGGACCGGGTCGTTCCCGGGTTCGGGGAGACCATGCGGCTTCGGACCCTGGCTCATACGCCCCGGGCTTTCCTCACCCGAGGGTTGGCGGTGACGCGGGGGACCACGCTGGTGGTGGCCTTCCCCGGCAGCGAGCGGGGAGCCCGTCAGTGCTTCGAGGCCATCGTCCCGGGGCTGCGTCATGGGGTGGAGACCCTTGCAGGGATGGCCTCGGAGTGTGGAGGAACTCACGCCCACTGA